In the genome of Enterococcus sp. DIV2402, the window AAAAAATCATACATTTTAAAACAAAAACAACCGAGCATAAGAATATACTCGGTTGTTTCACATGAAACATTTAGCTAAAAGAATGCAAGAGAATAGCCTTCACAGTTATTCTCTTGCATTTTTTATTAATTTTGGTTTGAAGTTGTTTTCGCGATTTTTCCTTGTTCGATATAGACCATTAAAATACTCAAGTCGGCTGGATTTACACCACTGATTCGGCTTGCTTGAGCAATGGTTTCTGGTTGGATCTTTTGTAATTTTTGTTTTGCTTCGGTTGCTAAACCATTGATTGCTGAATAATCGATGTTTTCTGGAATGCGTTTTGCTTCCATGCGTTTTAATTTCTCTACTTTTTCCATCGCTTTTTTGATATAACCTTCGTATTTAATTTGAATTTCTACTTGTTCAATTTCACGATTGGTTAATGCTTCATTGACTGGAATAAATTGAGCAATTTCTTGATAACCAATTTCTGGACGGCGCAAGATTTCATTGGCTAAGACACCATCTTTTAGGGTCGCTGAGCCTTTTGCTTCTAAGAATGCTTGTACTTCTTTAGTTGGTTTGATACGGATACCTTTCAAGCGCTCAATTTCCGCTTCAACAGCGGCTTTTTTGGCTACGTAGTCTTGATATTGGTCTTCTTTTACTAAACCAATGACATGACCCATTTCAGTTAGACGTAAATCAGCATTGTCGTGGCGCAATAATAAACGATATTCGGCACGAGAAGTTAAAAGACGATACGGTTCATTGGTTCCTTTGGTTACTAAATCGTCAATCATCACACCGATATAGCCATCACTACGTTTTAAAACAAGTGGCTCTTTGCCTTGAATTTTCAATCCAGCATTAATTCCGGCGATTAAACCTTGACCTGCTGCTTCTTCATACCCGCTTGTTCCATTGGTTTGACCAGCTGTATAAAGGTTTTCAATAACTTTTGTTTCCAACGTTGGACGCAATTGATGGGGAACAACCACATCGTATTCAATAGCATAACCTGTTCGCATCATTTCTGCTTTTTCCAAACCAGCAATTGAATGCAAGACATTTTCTTGCACATCTTCTGGTAACGAAGAAGATAAACCTTGTACATAGACTTCTTCGGTATTTAAGCCTTCTGGTTCTAAGAATAATTGATGACGTTCTTTATCTGCAAAACGAACAATTTTGTCTTCAATTGATGGACAATAACGTGCACCAACCCCTTCGACAATCCCAGTAAACATCGGCGCACGGTGCAAGTTTGCTTGAATGATTTGATGTGTTCCTGGATTAGTGTACGTTAACCAACAAGGAATTTGTTCTTGTTTATAGGCACTATCTGGCGTGCTAAAGCTAAAATGATTGGGCGCTTCATCACCTGGTTGAATTTCAGTCACACTGTAATCAATCGTGCTTGATTTCACTCGTGGAGGTGTTCCTGTTTTAAAGCGTTCAATTTCTAGTCCTAGTTCTTTTAAGTTATCTGCTAAAGCTACGGAAGGTTGGGAATTATTCGGACCAGAAGAATATTTCAACTCACCAATAATAATCTCACCACGTAAAGCTGTTCCAGCAGTAATTACAACGGCTTTTGCTTCATAGCGTGCACCAGTTGCGGTTACTACGCCTTTACATACGCCGTCTTCAACGATCAAACGTTCTACAATTCCTTGACGCAATGTTAGGTTTTCTTCATTTTCAATTGTACGTTTCATTTCTGATGCATAGGCGTGTTTGTCAGCTTGGGCACGTAACGCACGCACTGCTGGCCCTTTCCCAGTATTCAACATACGCATTTGAATATAAGTTTTATCGATATTTTTGCCCATTTCGCCACCTAATGCGTCAATCTCACGCACAACAACACCTTTGGCTGGACCACCAACAGAAGGATTGCATGGCATAAAAGCAACCATATCTAAGTTAATTGTGATTAATAGTGTTTTATTTCCCATACGGCTTGCGGCTAAAGCAGCTTCTGAACCTGCATGACCTGCACCGACA includes:
- the mnmG gene encoding tRNA uridine-5-carboxymethylaminomethyl(34) synthesis enzyme MnmG, producing MQEYQGGAYDVIVVGAGHAGSEAALAASRMGNKTLLITINLDMVAFMPCNPSVGGPAKGVVVREIDALGGEMGKNIDKTYIQMRMLNTGKGPAVRALRAQADKHAYASEMKRTIENEENLTLRQGIVERLIVEDGVCKGVVTATGARYEAKAVVITAGTALRGEIIIGELKYSSGPNNSQPSVALADNLKELGLEIERFKTGTPPRVKSSTIDYSVTEIQPGDEAPNHFSFSTPDSAYKQEQIPCWLTYTNPGTHQIIQANLHRAPMFTGIVEGVGARYCPSIEDKIVRFADKERHQLFLEPEGLNTEEVYVQGLSSSLPEDVQENVLHSIAGLEKAEMMRTGYAIEYDVVVPHQLRPTLETKVIENLYTAGQTNGTSGYEEAAGQGLIAGINAGLKIQGKEPLVLKRSDGYIGVMIDDLVTKGTNEPYRLLTSRAEYRLLLRHDNADLRLTEMGHVIGLVKEDQYQDYVAKKAAVEAEIERLKGIRIKPTKEVQAFLEAKGSATLKDGVLANEILRRPEIGYQEIAQFIPVNEALTNREIEQVEIQIKYEGYIKKAMEKVEKLKRMEAKRIPENIDYSAINGLATEAKQKLQKIQPETIAQASRISGVNPADLSILMVYIEQGKIAKTTSNQN